From the genome of Cytobacillus firmus, one region includes:
- a CDS encoding EAL domain-containing protein: protein MDALDILTDLDNVFPYFQPIFSADEHRVIGYEVLGRYKGSNGVISLGPFFQDENIPEEFRIEVDYEILKKALGKAQHLDKDVLIFINRDADLLMYNDGEQFLNTLQEYEKKGISLDRIVLEITERNYKGDIDHLDHLLNYYRTYGIKLAIDKLGNESSHLDRIGQLAPDILKVDLESMKSNASAYNFNDILYSLSMLARKIGASLLFENIEMVYQLQYAWKNGGRYYQGYYLQKPAENFPDRDILKEKLRNECHRFIVHEKKKLESLYQVTLEFNDKLIDFVNKNKKVIAYEETLEQIALLLDGAAFRLYICDEDGFQKSANYFKRDGGWLTQNEYLHKNWSWRPYFLENIMKMRINKKGILSDLYTDIETGETIRTFSFPLNASDYLFVDLSYEYLYEHDGLL, encoded by the coding sequence ATGGATGCATTGGATATCCTTACAGATTTGGATAATGTATTTCCCTATTTCCAGCCAATATTCAGTGCAGATGAGCATCGTGTCATTGGTTATGAGGTATTAGGCCGATATAAAGGTTCTAATGGGGTTATCAGTCTGGGGCCATTCTTTCAGGATGAGAATATTCCCGAAGAATTCCGGATTGAGGTAGATTATGAAATATTAAAAAAGGCTCTAGGCAAGGCGCAGCATCTTGATAAAGATGTTCTGATTTTTATAAATAGAGATGCTGACTTGCTCATGTATAATGATGGGGAACAATTTTTAAATACCCTCCAGGAATATGAAAAAAAAGGCATAAGCCTTGACCGGATTGTATTGGAAATTACCGAAAGGAATTACAAGGGAGATATTGACCATCTGGACCATCTTTTAAATTACTACAGGACATATGGAATCAAGTTAGCAATAGATAAACTTGGAAATGAAAGCAGTCATCTCGATCGAATCGGACAATTGGCTCCTGACATTTTAAAGGTGGATCTGGAGTCCATGAAATCCAATGCATCTGCTTATAATTTTAATGATATCCTCTATTCCTTATCCATGCTTGCCAGGAAAATTGGAGCTAGCTTGCTTTTTGAAAATATTGAAATGGTTTACCAGCTTCAATATGCATGGAAAAATGGAGGCCGTTACTATCAGGGATATTATTTGCAAAAACCTGCAGAAAATTTTCCGGATAGAGATATTTTAAAGGAAAAGTTACGAAACGAATGTCACCGGTTTATTGTGCATGAAAAGAAAAAATTGGAATCGCTGTATCAGGTTACACTTGAGTTCAATGACAAGCTGATTGATTTTGTAAATAAAAATAAAAAGGTTATTGCTTATGAAGAAACCTTGGAGCAGATTGCCCTTCTTTTGGACGGGGCAGCTTTTCGCCTGTATATCTGCGATGAAGACGGATTTCAGAAATCTGCGAATTACTTCAAAAGGGATGGAGGATGGTTAACCCAAAATGAATATCTACATAAAAATTGGAGCTGGCGTCCGTATTTCCTTGAAAATATAATGAAAATGCGAATAAATAAAAAGGGCATCCTCTCTGATTTATATACCGATATTGAGACAGGTGAAACCATAAGGACTTTTTCCTTTCCTCTTAATGCCAGTGATTACTTATTTGTGGATTTATCATATGAATATTTATATGAGCATGATGGGTTACTATAA
- a CDS encoding glutaredoxin family protein, whose protein sequence is MKEIVIYTQPDCPPCEITKMFLNENGYAYTIKDIKKDAAAHKELTKQFSSFSTPTVVIGDTVIRGFDLEKLRSVLGME, encoded by the coding sequence TTGAAAGAGATTGTTATATATACACAGCCGGATTGTCCGCCCTGTGAAATCACAAAAATGTTTTTGAATGAGAATGGATATGCCTATACAATTAAAGACATAAAAAAAGATGCCGCTGCACATAAAGAGCTGACAAAGCAGTTTAGCTCCTTTTCTACGCCAACTGTGGTTATCGGGGATACCGTCATTAGAGGATTTGACCTGGAAAAACTTAGATCAGTTCTGGGAATGGAATAA
- a CDS encoding DUF3993 domain-containing protein — protein sequence MYKHITGIIITIAVMIAAIPSHTYAERDTNKEEVYEFLQNAFQAQVELSGEERSMNEVDELLEPYFSEEAKNQFLKENLVSENGKYFTLGGDAAAYYIPFFTYSDNTKVVEEKGKVYVYEYFPENHEGPVGYDSHYEGILLTEQGGKMKVVKFLGENIPGKIIKKAEGGQKAAKQTSFKTPETNWQNKPSYQFGFLLNPFDVMFRSGSMLLSDNQGILALFEQQELNGQLAAN from the coding sequence ATGTACAAGCATATAACAGGAATTATTATCACAATTGCAGTCATGATCGCAGCGATTCCTTCTCATACTTATGCCGAGAGAGATACTAATAAAGAAGAGGTATACGAATTCCTGCAGAATGCCTTTCAAGCACAGGTTGAGCTTAGCGGGGAAGAGCGAAGCATGAATGAAGTCGATGAATTGCTTGAGCCATATTTTTCTGAAGAAGCTAAAAATCAGTTTCTGAAAGAAAACCTTGTTTCAGAAAATGGCAAATACTTTACTCTTGGAGGAGATGCAGCGGCATACTACATTCCGTTTTTCACGTATTCGGATAATACAAAAGTTGTGGAAGAAAAAGGGAAAGTTTATGTGTATGAATATTTTCCGGAAAACCATGAAGGACCTGTAGGGTATGACAGCCACTATGAGGGAATTTTGCTGACGGAGCAAGGAGGGAAGATGAAAGTCGTTAAATTCCTGGGTGAAAATATTCCCGGGAAAATAATAAAAAAAGCTGAGGGTGGGCAAAAAGCGGCAAAACAAACCTCTTTTAAAACTCCTGAAACAAATTGGCAAAATAAGCCTTCCTATCAATTCGGATTTCTGTTAAATCCATTTGATGTCATGTTTCGGTCAGGAAGCATGCTTTTATCAGATAACCAAGGTATATTAGCTTTGTTTGAACAGCAGGAGCTGAACGGACAGCTGGCAGCCAATTAA